In Paraglaciecola sp. T6c, the sequence GACTAGCAATTTTCCAGTATTGGTGAGACTTAGGGTATTTATAATATTGTTATTTAAACTGCTATTTTGTTGGTTATAACGAGTGAAATCATCCGATAAAGGATTGTAGCGCGCCAGACCGTTTTGCGTGCCGATCCACAGTGCCCCGTCCTGATCTATTAACATGGTTCTCATAAAATCATGAGGTAATGATTTAACGTCATTTGGGTTATGCTGATAATTGACAAATTCATAGCCATCGAAACGGCTCAAGCCGTTTGCAGTGGCAAACCACATAAAGCCGCGCTTATCTTCGATGATGTCGGTGATGGTATTTTGCGTTAAGCCGTCGGCTTTGGTGAGATTATCAAATGAAAATGTTTGAGCATGAGCGGCATTAAAAAAGCCAAAAGTAGCGCTTACGAGCCACAGACACCAAAAGATGGATGGAATAGTTAAAGTACGCAATTAACACCTGTCAGCAGTTTTTCTGCTTTGTAATTATTAATATTTAGGAAACTATCCGTAGTACCCACGGCCTTAAATATGCCTAAAATATGGGGCCTTAACAAGTTTTAATCGTTACTTTTTAACGCTACAGCTAACTTTTACTAACAAGCAGTGAATTGTTCGGTCTATTAAAGAAATATTAACGCTTTATTCTACTAACGGCGTGCGTTTTTTAAACTCCGAGACATCGTCAACTGGAGTCGTCAAAAGCTCATCGGCCGATATTGAATGCTTAGGGTCGCTGTACAGTATTAATTCACCCGTGTTTTTACCGATGATGAGACCGTTTACGAAGTTCATTAGATCCGAAAACTCGATGCATTCTAATTCATTTGCCGTGTCTCTATTTTGAGAAAAACGATAGTCTTGATTGCCTAATGCAGACCACAAACGTTGACTCTTGATACTTAGATTTGCATCTCTTTGACATAATTGCTTCATCACGCCATGTTTTATGTCACGCCAATTTTTCTGATAAGACAATAGATCTACTGTTAACTTTTTCAAAAAGTCTCGGATGACGGTAATGAGGTATTGCGCCGAATATTTAGGTGATTGCACATAGAATGCTATGCCGGGATGTTGGTTGAACGGCACATAACCACTCCCCACTAAATAACCCAATTGCGCTTGCTGGCGGGCAAAGTTAAAAAAGACAGGTGACACTAATTGTTCTAATAATATCGTCAACAATGTGTCTCGGCGCCCGGTATTGGGAGATTGGTAATAAATGACCACAGCGGCATCCGGATGCTCACAGGGAAGGGCGTGAAGTAACGAATCTTGCTTTGATAAATCAAATACACTCCTCGATAGCTTTTTGTGCCCGCTATATAATGCGTGTTTTTGATGTAATTTATCCGAGAACCGGTGTACGTGATTGATATCCCAGTTTCCAAAAATGAGAGATTCCATATATCTATCATTTAGCAATTGGCCTTTTACGGTGTGGACATGTTCAAGTGTTGTGCTCTCCATGGCAGCGACCATACTCAGTGGTGTATGGGTATTTTGCTGCATGAAAGCCGAGAGTCTGGCGAATAATCGGTTGATGGGTTTATTCAGTAAGTTGTTGTGTAGGCTCTGACATTGTTGTTGTTTAATCTGCTCAAAGTGTTTTTCAAAGTCTTCAAAAGAGTGTAATTGATCTATTAGCTCCTGATTAAAGGTCAGTTGCTTGGCGCTAAAGCCACTGGTATGCAAAGAAAAACCACATTGGTGTGAATACAAATGATAATTAAGCCCTGCTACATTTGCTTGATAATAAGCTTGCTGGAAATGGTTATTGAGTAAGGCAATCCACAGTTTTCTAGATGCTGTCGCTTCAACCCCAGTGGTGGCTGCTTGGCAATCGAATGAGATATAGCAATCACCTCTTGGTAAACCAAATTGGGTATCTTGACCAAACCAGACATTGAAGTCCTCTGATGCAACTATGTTTTGGGGTACAGAATACTTCTTTTCAGCTTGAATCAATGTATGCTCGAGGCTCAGAAATTGATTTTCTTCAGGTAACATTAAGAGCGAACTGCAACTCTCATTTTGCAATTTCTTTAGCAATTGAGGGGGCAGGGGAGACACTGCGTAAGGGGTGTTGTACCACTGGCTTATTTGGTTCGTTTGAGCATCAGGGGAAACGACTTTAACGCGCATATTTGACGGCGTAAAAAAGCCCAGTATTTCGTCCACAATTGAAGGGTCGGCCTTATCGAGTATGTATTCTGAGGCAATAAGGTGTTCACAAGGGTAGAGAAATATTGCGCTGGATAAGCTAACAGCTTCATCAATCGGTTTTATGGCATCAGCAAATTGCCAGATTTGTTCCAGCAACGCTTTCTTTTCATCAAAGAAGCGCAGTTTGCTGTGCTGCCTAATATTCTCTAAGTATTGAAATAGCGTTTCTAACATGGAGTCAATGTTGGCTAACCCCAATTCTG encodes:
- a CDS encoding insulinase family protein — its product is MKTGSSLLLTHRLDNRHYHFSQFENGLKVIFVEDPSSEVCNVAATVGNGHFSDPIDCLGLSHLLEHMLFQGNKKYKTIDAFDTFLSLHGGSVNAATGSEYSHYYFSVTGEHLSSALDHFSQLLTAPLFETEAIEKEIGAIDAEFSLKIHDDLRRLYEVHKETANPDHPFSQFSVGNATTLGELNLQEVRQRLKTLHQDKYVSQNIALCIISPFSHQTSLTLIEQYFGQLENRKPSKRPPLPALYLPEQLGIRIDITPLKSARRLIVTFALPCVHHYYRTKPLSIISELLADEGPNGLLGFFKEKGFATNISVGGGIEGSNFRDFNVNLQLTELGLANIDSMLETLFQYLENIRQHSKLRFFDEKKALLEQIWQFADAIKPIDEAVSLSSAIFLYPCEHLIASEYILDKADPSIVDEILGFFTPSNMRVKVVSPDAQTNQISQWYNTPYAVSPLPPQLLKKLQNESCSSLLMLPEENQFLSLEHTLIQAEKKYSVPQNIVASEDFNVWFGQDTQFGLPRGDCYISFDCQAATTGVEATASRKLWIALLNNHFQQAYYQANVAGLNYHLYSHQCGFSLHTSGFSAKQLTFNQELIDQLHSFEDFEKHFEQIKQQQCQSLHNNLLNKPINRLFARLSAFMQQNTHTPLSMVAAMESTTLEHVHTVKGQLLNDRYMESLIFGNWDINHVHRFSDKLHQKHALYSGHKKLSRSVFDLSKQDSLLHALPCEHPDAAVVIYYQSPNTGRRDTLLTILLEQLVSPVFFNFARQQAQLGYLVGSGYVPFNQHPGIAFYVQSPKYSAQYLITVIRDFLKKLTVDLLSYQKNWRDIKHGVMKQLCQRDANLSIKSQRLWSALGNQDYRFSQNRDTANELECIEFSDLMNFVNGLIIGKNTGELILYSDPKHSISADELLTTPVDDVSEFKKRTPLVE